Sequence from the Gammaproteobacteria bacterium genome:
CCTTTCGCTCGTATAGTTTTTCTCCGCAACGCTTGCAATTTCGTCTGTCATTTTTTTTATAAATTTTTTAAGGATATTTATTATGGCGCTTGCCATTGTGTATAGCCGTGCATCTGCGGGTATTGATGCACCGCTTGTAACAGTTGAAGTTGATCTATCTTTTGGTACCTCAAAATTTAATATTGTAGGATTGCCGGAAACTGCCGTCAAAGAAAGTAAAGATCGGGTGCGCAGTGCCATTATTAATTCTCATTTTGATTTTCCGGGTCGACGGATTACCGTTAATCTTGCTCCTGCTGATTTAAAGAAAGAAGGGTCGCGTTTCGATTTGCCGATTGCATTAGGGATACTTGCAGCTTCGGGTCAAATTCCTAAAGAAGCTTTATTAGCATATGAACTAGGGGGAGAGTTAGCATTAAACGGCGAATTAAGAGCTATTCGCGGCGTATTGCCGCATGTTGTCGCTTGTTTGCGTGCAAAGCGTCAATTGATTGTGCCTGCAGCAAGTCGGTATGAAGCAAGCCTTCTTCCCGAAGCGCAAGTACTCATTGCGAACCATTTACTTGACGTATGCGCTCACATTAAAGGCGAACGTTTGTTGCCAGTCTGTGAATCTTTTCAATTCGATGCAATTCCTCATGACGCTTTAGATGTTGCAGATGTTGTTGGGCAACTTCACGCAAAGCGGGCGCTTGCCATTGCAGCTGCGGGGCGTCACAGTTTATTGCTGATCGGACCGCCTGGAACGGGCAAAACGATGTTAGCCAAAAGATTAGTAACTTTACTACCAGCTTTGGGTGAATCAGAGGCGCTTGCCGTTGCGTCCATTTTTTCCTGTAGCAGTGCAGGGTTTGATGCCAAACATTGGCGAACTGTGCCCTTTCGTGCGCCTCACCATAGTAGTTCCTATGTTGCTTTGGTGGGCGGTGGGCGTCCGCCACGACCTGGTGAAATATCACTTGCCCATCACGGCGTTTTATTTTTAGACGAATTGCCTGAATTTAAAAGAGAGGTTTTAGAAAGTTTGCGTGAACCGATGGAAGCGGGTTTTATTGCCATTTCTCGCGCTGCGAGTCAGGTGACTTTTCCAGCTTCTTTCCAATTGGTGGCGGCGATGAATCCTTGTCCTTGCGGCCAATTTGGGAGTAAAGAAACGTATTGTCGCTGTTCGCCGCAGCAAGTGAGTCGTTATCTAAGTAGAATTTCTGGTCCCTTATTAGATCGAATTGATATGCAAGTTGAAGTCCCTAAAGTTCCTCAAGAAGCGTTTGCACAAAAGGTTGAACATCCTGCCTACCGAAGTGACGTGTTGCGTGCAACGATTGAACAAGCTTGGCAGTTGCAATTTGATCGACAAAAAAAATGTAATGCCTATTTAAATGAGCGCGAGATTACGTGTTTAGAAATTCTACCTCAGGCAAAGAATTTGCTGCATTTAGCGATGAAAAAATTTAACCTTTCTGCGCGGGTTTATCATCGCTTAATAAAAATAGCACGCACGATTGCTGATTTAGGTGCAAGTTCTGTCATTGACGATAAGCATGTTAGCGAGGCATTGCTTTACCGAGTATTTGACCGGATTAAGGCAGCTTCGACAAATTGATCAATTTTTTTACAATATTATCCTAAGCTTCAGGATTATAATGAAGTTAGGCGTTTCGTCATTTGCGTAAGATTCAAGAGGAGATAGGCATGACGTTGACTTTTTATCCCCATGGGGATGACATGCTAAAGGGGTCGCTTGCAGACCGAATTGAAATTTTAATGGAAGCCGCGGAACGTTACAAAGCGGTTGTCATCGAAGTTTTACCCAAACCTGATGCGAGCGAAGAAGCAAAAAAACGGATGACCCCACGGGATTTGAAAGCCGCTTTTAATTGGGAAGAAATAGCCCGCGTTTTATTAGCAGTGCGTGAACTTCCGGAAATGAACAAAAGCGATAAATTAATGAAAGCGAGTTTATTGAAAAAATTAGCCGAAGTTTATGAAGTTTTGCGTGCTGCAAAAATGTCAAAACTTGAAGCTGTGCGCTTAGCTCTGATTAATGAATCTAACCAATTAGGGGGAAATAGTACTCAAATGGGTGGATAGAAACATGACTTTCTTTACGCTACTCAATGCTTTGGATCGTATGATTGCCTTGCCTATTCTTCGTCGTACCGCATTTACACCGAGAAATTGTAGTGCGCACAGACGGACTCCGAGCTTTTAATCTCAAACCCAGCACTTGAATGGGTTTGGGTTATTTAGCTTGAAAGGCTTCTACTACCGTGCGCAATTTAGCCATCGCGTTTTTCTCCAACTGACGGACGCGTTCTGCGGAAATCTGATATTTCTCCGCTAAATCTTGCAAGGTGAGTTTATTTTCCCCCAACCAGCGAGTGCGAATAATATCTTGGCTGCGGGTGTCGAGTTGGTCCAAGGCTTGGTAAATCATGTCATTGGATTGGGTGGTCCAATCGGAGTTTTCTAATTGTTGAGCGGGGTTATAGCGATAATCTTCGAGATAGGCAGCGGGTGCAAAATGGTTTTCATCGTCATCATCAGGATAGCCGTCAAAGGAAGTATCAGCGGTAGCAAGTCGTAACTCCATTTCGCGTACTGTTTCAGGTTTTACGCCTAAATCCTTGGCAATAGAATCTACTTCTTGATTGCTCATCCAGCCCAGACGTTTTTTGAGGTTACGTAAATTAAAAAATAATTTGCGTTGCGATTTAGTCGTCGCAATTTTAACAATGCGCCAGTTGCGTAAAATGTATTCGTGAATTTCAGCTTTGATCCAATGCATGGCAAAAGTGACTAAGCGCACACCCATGTCTGGGTTAAACCGGCGTACTGCTTTCATTAAGCCAATGTTACCTTCTTGAATTAAGTCAGCGAGGGGTAGTCCATAACCTAAATAGCCTTTAGCAACCCGCGCCACATAGCGCAAATGCGCAAGAATGAGTTTTTTTGCCGAAGCTAAATCTCCTTCTTTTTGCAAATTAACAGCTGCATTATGCTCTTCTTCTTGGGTTAAAAGCGGAACCTGGTTAACGTAATTCAAATAAGCTTCCAAGCTTCCAACTGGGAAGTTAATACCTACAGTTTGTAAACTTTTGCTCATAAGGAAACTCGCATTAATTGATTTTATTCGAATTTTTTCAAGAAAGACCCAAACGGGTAAGCGCCCGTTATCATACGTAATTTATGATAATTTTTCAACTAGCTGCTAAATAGTGCATCGACAAACTCATCAGCTTGAAAAGGTCGTAAATCATCCATGCCTTCGCCGACGCCAATAAAGCGAATTGGAATATCAAATTCTTTCGCGATAGCAAAAATAATGCCGCCTTTGGCGGTGCCATCAAGTTTAGTAATGACAATACCGGTTAACCCAATCGCTGCATGAAATTGTTTTACTTGGTTGAGTGCATTTTGCCCAAGGGTTGCATCGATGACGATGAGTACTTCATGCGGCGCTGAGGGGTCAGTCTTTGCTAAAACCCGCTTAATTTTTTGAAGTTCAGCCATCAGGTTCGATTGCGTATGCAATCTGCCGGCAGTGTCGGCAAGCAAAAGATCCGTATTTCTCGCTTTTGCTGCAGCAAAAGCATCGAAAATGACGGCCGCCGTATCAGCACCCTGCAATTGCGCGATAACCGGTACATGGTTACGTTCGCCCCATGTTTGTAACTGCTCAATAGCTGCCGCGCGAAACGTATCACCCGCTGCCAACATAACAGTTTTATGGTCAGCTAAAAAATAATGCGCGAGTTTACCAATGGTCGTCGTTTTTCCAGATCCGTTAATCCCCACCATCAGCATGACAAAAGGTTTGGCAGTAAAAGTGGGTAATGCTTGTACGCGTGGACGCAAAATGTTTTTCATTTCCGCTTTCAGCGAATGGAGTGCAGCTTCTGTATCGTTTAATTCTTTACGGGCTAATTGTTGTGTCAAAGAGTCAATCAGAAGCGTAGTTGTTTCAACGCCAACGTCTGCGGATAAGAGTAAAGTTTCAATTTCGTTTAATACATCACGATCAAGCAGCTTCTTGCCTAAAAAAATGCTACCAATACGATCTGTTAAACCATGACGAGTTTTGCTTAACCCTTGTTTTAAACGATTAAAAAAAGACTTCGGCGCTTCTTTTTCCGGCGCTTGGCTTACTTCTGCTATAGCAGAAGGCGGGTTTTCAGTGGTTTTTTTTCTTTTAAGAAAATCAAACATTTTCTATCCTTAAGCCCAATAAATTTGCCAAGTAATGTAGCATAATCTGGGGAAGAAGAGGGAAGCGGTGACATGAAAAAAGGTCAAGTTCGTATTATTGCCGGTATTTGGCGGGGCAGAACTTTAAAAGTACCTGATTTAGCAGGCTTACGGCCCACGCCTGATCGGGTGCGTGAAACAGTTTTTAATTGGTTGAATCAAGCCATCGTGGGTGCGCGTTGTCTGGACGCTTTTGCCGGTAGTGGCGCATTTGGTTTTGAGGCTTTGTCCCGAGGGGCAAGTTATGTCGAGATGGTAGATCAGGCGCCTTTGGTAATCGAAACGCTCAAAGCAGCTTTGCATCGTTTTGAAGGGCTTGCAACCATTTATCAAGCCCGCGTGCCTGAGGAATTGCTTGAAGTAAAACAAGCCTTTGATATTGTTTTTATTGATCCACCTTATCAAGCGGGACTGTTATTGCCAACTTGTTTTGCTTTAGAAAAGAGAAAAATGTTAGCAGAAGGCGCTTGGGTTTATTTAGAGTCAAACAGTGAAATTACGGAAGATCAGTTGCCTAAAGGGTGGCGTTTGGTCAAAAGCCAACGGGCAGGCGAGGTACATTACTACCTCGCCCGGCGTTAGTTACATTGTTTTTCGTTTCTTGTTGTCCTTGGGTTTGATTTCGTCAGAACAAGAAGAAGACGTTTCTTTCGCTTCATTCGAACTAGAAGAGGATTTTCCTTTTAAGGCCGAAGTCCATAAAGAAGGCGTCGGATTTTTTTTCTTCTTTCCGCTCGTAATGTCTTGCTTATCATCTTCTGGCGTTGAGAAGTTATTAACCTGAATGGATAGAGTTTGGGTAACGGAACTCAAAAGGTTAGGTAAGCTCTGGCTGCGATGTTCCTCAAGCTTGTGAACAATCGGTGAAGAAATTGTAGCTAGACTTTGACTGCGCTGCACAGGATTTAAAGCATTATATTCGCGCTGGATCTTCTCGCGAGAAAATGCTGCAAATCCGCCATTACGCAAAAAGGCGTCATAAAGGTTAACCGTGGTGCCTGAGTTTGGAATTAAACCCTTTAATAAATTCTCGGCAATCATGGGGGAGTTTTCAGCTACTTCAACCGATTTTTCAAATTCTGCTAAGACTGGGTCGACAACTGCATTCGTTATCGCAACGTCAGCAGTATTAACATTGTTGTTATTGTTATTATTTGGATCTCTTGAACCTGACATGTGAACCTCGTGAATTTATATTTTTATTATTATTATTTTTATTTTTGAAGTCCCTAGCATGGATCAAAGCTCATTAAACTTTAATTAAATTAGCACACAATTCTTAATTTACTATTAACAGTCAATGGATTAAGACTAGTAAATTTAAATTTAAACGCTACACTAAGGTTCACAACTTTCATCGAACCCTTCCAATTAAAAAAAAAATTGATAACAATGACGAGCTTAGAAAAAATTAAACCACGACTCTTAACAGGTGATACACCCACGGGACGATTGCATTTGGGACATTGGGTTGGATCCGTTGAAAATCGTGTGGCTTTACAAGGCGATTTTGAGTGTTTTTTTATTATCGCAAACATTCATGCTTTCACGACCCGGCTCGAAAAGTCCGCTGAAATTCATCAAAGCGTGATGGATATCGCTATTGATTATCTCGCAGCCGGCATCGATCCGACGCGAAGCACCATATTCATTCAATCCGAAGTTCCCGCAATTTCGGAACTTACGTTTTTATTGAGTATGCTTGTCCCCTATCCCAGACTCATGCGTAATCCTACGATTAAAGATGAAATTCGTGATAAAGGATTGGGTGATAACTATTCTTTTGGTTTTTTACTTTATCCCATTGGTCAAATTGCCGATATTCTCGCTTTCCGTCCAGCTGTTGTTCCCGTTGGGGAAGATCAAGTTCCTCACGTCGAGTTAACGCGGGAAGTAGCGCGGAAATTTAATCAACTCTATTGCCACGTGGATCCCCATACAGCAGATCAGGATTACGTGAAGCAGGGTGGTATTTTCCCAATTGTTGAAACCAAATTAGGTCGTACGAAAAGACTCGTTGGTACGGGAGGACCTGATGCACAAGGTCATTTATTAAAAATGTCTAAATCTTTGAATAATACAATTATGTTGGGTGATACGCCTGATGAAATAAAAAAGAAAGTTATGAATATGTATACCGATCCAAAGCGATTAAAAGCAACGGATAAAGGGTCGGTCGAAAATAATCCGCTTTGGATTTTTCATGAAACCTTTAATACGGACCGCAGTTGGGTTGAAGACGCTAAATATCGTTATGCCCAAGGTGAGATTGGTGATGTGGAATGTAAGAAAAAGTTGATTGAAGTTTTAGTCGCCCTAATTGAACCGATGCAATTACGACGTAAGCAGTTTGAAGCTGACTTACATTACGTTAAAACAGTTTTGCAAGATGGCTGTGAAAAAGCCCGTGTTAGTGCTAACCAAACTTTAAATTTAGTTAAAGAAGCGATGCATCAGAGGTATTTTTAAATGAATCAATCCGACAAGAACGATGACGAATTAAGACCCTTCCGTTTTTTAAATGTAACGATTTTGCAGTGGATGGCCATTCTTGCCATTGTTGGTATTGTTGGCTATTGGCTATTAAGTCGTTATGCATAACCGCTGTTTTTTATAGCATGATCGGCTCTAAAAAAGCGGAGGACAGCGGCTTTGCACCGGCTCTTGCCGCCCGTTCGCAAGACTTGGGTGCTTAGCTGCCCCGTCATGAAGTTCCCTTGCTCTCTGCTAGGGGAGATCCTCTATACAAATACGTTGTAAATTGGGATAAGATACCGACTTTATGTAAGGGTTTACATAAACATTAACTGCCTTGTTCTCAACGGTGATGTTGTGCAAGGAGTTCACTACATGATAAGGAAAATTCTCAATGCGTAAAAATCTACTGATTGCAGCCCTCGCGGGATTAACGATTTTAAGTATGACCTCTTGTTCCAGATCAGAAGAGAAAACAGTGACCGTGGACGAAACCCCAGCATCGACAGTTGTCACGGTTCAGCAACCTGTTCCTGGCACTGATAGTACAGCTGTTACTCAAACGACAATTACGCCTGATACCCAACCTGTCGTTACTGTTCCTGATGCATCAACCTCCTCCTCATCAAGCACAACGACCACGACTGTCGGTGATCCAGAAGCACCTACGATGCAGTCGCAAAGCGAAACTGTGGTGACACCATCAGATACCACTTCTAGCATGCCATCGACCACGACGACCACAACAACTGTGACCCCAGGGAGTAGCGATACGTCTTCATCCACTACAGATAATACAACTTCAAGTACCGATACGACTTCGACCCTAACACCACCTGTTCCATCCGATGGATCGACTTCTTCAGCTTCACAAATGCCTGATACACAGTAATTCTTCGCAACGCCCTGGCTATTTTTAACCCAGGGCGACTTGCTTCTCTCCGCCTTTTTTCCTTATCATTACTATCGCTCTTTTCTGTGATAACCTTACGCGATGTTAAAAGGACTATCAGACTTGGTAAATCGTATGCAATTTTTTTTTCTTTTATCCAGGCTTAAGCGCCACTATCAGAGTGGCTTCTATGTTTTAATTTCTTTGCTCTCCATTTTAGGTTGGGTTTCAGTCGGTTTTGCAGAAACGCCGCTCATCGATACTCAGCCCGCTGAGCCCGCGCTGATAACCACAACGACCACAACGACCTCTCCTAATCGAATGGGTCCTCGTTTATGGAATTTACAAGACGCAGATATATTGAGTGTGATCAACGAAGTTTCTCAAGAAACCGGTAAAAATTTTGTAGTGGACCCACGCGTCAGTGGAAAAATCTCATTAATTTCCAGCAAGCCCATAAAAAGTCGTGAAGTTTATCAAGTTTTTCTTTCTGTGATTGGGATGCTGGGATACTCGGCAGTTCCAAGCGGCAGTGTAATCAAGATTGTTCCAAATATGGAAAGCGGGGAGCAAGCGACGCCTGTGGTCCAAAGTCGTTACCCAAGTCGCGGCGAAGAAGTCGTGGTACGTGTCATACCGCTTGAAAACACTTCCGCAACACAGCTGATTCCAATTTTACGACCGCTTTTACCGCAATGGAGTAACGTAGCAACTTATGCACCCGGTAATGTTTTAATCTTGCTGGGACGTGCGAATAATTTAGAACGTATCATGCAAATTATTCAGGATGTCGATCGTGCTTCAAATAGTTCCATCCAAATTGTTCCTTTAAAACGTGCTTCCGCAGTTCAAGTCGCAGCTGTGTTAAATAATTTACAAAATGCAGCGCGCGCAAGTGGTGATACACCTGGCGTTACGATTGCCGTGGATGAGCGAAGCAATAGTATTTTGCTCGGCGGTCCGCGCGCCATGCGTTTACGGATACGTATTCTCATCTCTCAACTCGATTCCAGTTCTAGCACCCCGTCTGGTAACACTGAAGTGATTTATCTCCGTTATTTGCAAGCAAAAAACCTAGCCCCGTTGTTGGGTAAAATAGCGCAAAACATTGCTGGGAAGGATAATGCTGCAAGCTATGATACAAGCTCTGCTATGACCCAAGCGGTTAATGGGAATGCAACGACCACCACCAGCGTCAAAGAAACAACAATTAATAGTAGTTTTATCCAAGCAGAACCGAGTACCAATGCCATCATCATTACGGCCCCGCCGGCTTTGATGCAGGCGATTAAAACGGTGATCGCTAAATTGGATATCCGTCCTGCAGAAGTTTTAGTGGAAGCCATTATTGCTGAAATTGAAGAAAGAAATTTGCGCAGTTTAGGCATTCAATGGGGGTCAGTTGGCCCCACGGGTAAAGTTATACCGCAAGGTGGAGAAGGTGAGTCCGTCACCAGCTTTCCAACTCTTGGTGCAGGCATCATTGGGATCAAACCGCATGCAAGTTTAAAAGTCGTTTTGAGCTTGTTGGAAAATTTAAATGGTGTTGATATCCTCTCCACGCCTTCAATTGTAGTTTTAGACAATCAACCCGCATCGATTGAAATTGGACAAGATGTTCCCTATCAAATCGGCTCATACACGACGCCCACGGGCGGTAATAATGCAACCGTGCAACCTTTCAATACCTTTCAATCTAAACCTGTAACTTTAAAGCTAGAAGTGAAACCACAAATTAATTTAAGTAACTCAGTACGGCTTGCCATTAAATTAAAAAATGATTCCCTCCAAAACCCTCAAAATCCTGGTACCAGTCCCATTATTAATACGAGTAAAATTTCCAATTCTGTTTTGGTCAACAGTGAAGATATTTTAGTATTAGGTGGGTTAACCAGTAATAATAATAATGAGAGTGTGAATAAAGTTCCCTTCTTTGGGGACTTACCGATTTTAGGTCGCTTCTTCCAACAGCGTACGCGCAATGTTGCGAAAAAAACGTTGATGGTATTTATTAAGACGATCATTATTCATAACAGTCAAGACGCAAACGTTATTACGCATGTGAAATATAATTCTGTGCGTGAAACACAAGCTAATTTCCGCGAAGATTTAATTCACATTGGTAAAGAGAGGGCACCCACTTTATTACCGCCCTGGAAAAATTCTGATGATTTACCCGTTCCCTTTGAGAAAAAACTCAATTGCAACACAATAAATTGTGATTAAGCAGCGATGACTAATCCATTACGATTCGCCTATGCTAAGCGTTTTGGCGTTATTGTCAGCGAAGAAACGTCGCAAACCGCTAAAGTTTTATATTGGCAAAAGCCAGCTTTAACCGTGCTGGCTGAGCTACGCCGCCGACTACAAAAGCCACTGATTTTTGAGCAAGTCAGTGAAGCACTTTTTAATGAACATTTAGTAAAAACTTACGAAACCGATTCAGCCACTGCCATGCAAATGGCAGAAGGTTTAGGGGATTCCTTAAATCTTGCTGATCTTATGCAAGAACTTCCGAAAGCTGAAGATTTATTAGAACGCCAAGATGATGCACCGATCATTCGCTTACTCAATGCTTTGCTTAGTGAAGCTATTAAAGAAGGCGCCTCCGATGTTCATGTTGAAACTTTTGAAGATCGAGTGACCATTCGATTTCGTGTTGACGGTATTTTGCGCTCCATTTTGGAGCCACCTCGCGTGCTTGCGCCACTCATTGTGTCCCGTATCAAAGTGATGGCAAAACTCGATATTGCTGAAAAACGCTTACCGCAAGATGGTCGGATTACATTACGGATTGGGGGTCGTGCCGTGGACGTGCGTGTATCGACGATGCCCACGAATCATGGTGAAAGAGCAGTCCTTCGTTTGCTCGATAAGCAAAGTTCGCATCTTGATCTTGCTGAGCTAGGGATGGATGCGACGACATTAAGTTTACTGCGTAAACTTATTTTCAAACCGCATGGCATTATTTTAGTAACCGGTCCGACGGGTTCAGGAAAAACGACAACCCTTTATGCCGGGTTGACTGTCTTAAACGATAAAGAAAGAAATATTTTGACCGTAGAAGATCCCATTGAATACGACTTAATTGGTGTCGGTCAAACCCAAGTAAGTTCAAAAATTAATATGACGTTTGCAAAAGGCTTACGAGCTATTTTACGTCAAGATCCTGATGTGGTGATGGTGGGTGAAATTCGTGATTTAGAAACCGCGCAAATTGCTATTCAAGCGAGTTTGACGGGCCATTTAGTGCTTTCGACGTTACACACCAACAGTGCGATTGGTGCGATTACACGTTTAGATGATATGGGCATTGAATCCTTTCTCATTGCTTCGAGTTTAGCAGGCGTTTTAGCCCAGCGATTGGTGCGCATTCTTTGTTCGCATTGCAAAAAAGGCTTGCCTGCAACGGCCGCTGAATGTGAACTACTTGGCGCTCCTGAAAATGAACCTCCCCTAATTTATCATCCTGTGGGTTGCCCTCAATGTCGACATTTGGGGTATGCAGGTCGAAGCGGGGTGTATGAATTGATTATCATTGATGAGACATTGCAGGGCATGATTCACTCACGCGTAGCTGAGCAAGAGATGCGTAAATATGCGCGCGGTAAATTCATGACACTGAGACAAGATGGTTACCGACGCGTACGATTAGGTCAAACCTCGCTCGAAGAAATTATCCGAGTCGTCAATTATGATTAATTTTTTCTACGCGCTCATTTTCTCGAGGTAACAATGCCTGCATTTCAATTCATTGCAATGGATGGTCAAGGTCATGAACAAAAGGGGGTTCTTGAAGCAGAATCCCCCAAACATGCCCGTCAACTCTTACGAGATAAGACGCTCCTACCCTTAAAGGTTTACGCAACCGTTCAGAAAAAAGATCCGCAGACGCGAGATAAACCAAGCTTGTTTGCACGGAAAGCATCCCTCAATAATAAAGCGCTTGCTTTATTTACCCGGCAATTTGCCACACTTCTTGCAGCCGGGTTACCCATGGAAGAAGCAATTGGTGCGTGTGCAGAACAAACAGAAAAAGCAAAAGTGAAAAGTTTACTTTTATCGGTACGCAGTAAAGTATTGGAAGGCCATGCATTGGCTGCAAGTTTGCGCGAACACTCGGAAAGCTTTTCACCACTCTATTGCGCAACCGTTGCCGCGGGTGAAAAATCAGGGCATTTGGATAAAGTCTTATTACGCTTAGCAGAATATACTGAGCAGCAATGGCAAATGCGCCAAAAATTAAAAACCGCCTTAATTTATCCAGTTATGATCGTATTTGTAGCTGTTGGTATTGTGGGTTTCCTGCTGGAATATGTGGTTCCAAAAATGGTTGGGGTTTATGTCAATATGCACCAAACCCTGCCGACTATGACTTCGGTGTTGATTGCAATCAGTGATTTTGTTGGTGCATATGGTTTTTATGTTTTGATTCTCATGGTTGCAAGCATTATCACATTCAAGCGCTTTCTAAAAAAAAGCGTACTCTTTCGAGAACGCTTTCATCGGGCCTTACTGCGATTGCCTTTATTTGGTCACGCCATTAAAACAGCAGACACATCGCGGTTTGCCCGGACGCTTGCGATTCTCTCTTCCTCTGGCGTCTCTGTGCTAGATGCGATGAATATAGCGGGGCAATTAATTCTATCCATTCCGATTCGCAAAGCTGTTGATGT
This genomic interval carries:
- the rsmD gene encoding 16S rRNA (guanine(966)-N(2))-methyltransferase RsmD is translated as MKKGQVRIIAGIWRGRTLKVPDLAGLRPTPDRVRETVFNWLNQAIVGARCLDAFAGSGAFGFEALSRGASYVEMVDQAPLVIETLKAALHRFEGLATIYQARVPEELLEVKQAFDIVFIDPPYQAGLLLPTCFALEKRKMLAEGAWVYLESNSEITEDQLPKGWRLVKSQRAGEVHYYLARR
- the rpoH gene encoding RNA polymerase sigma factor RpoH, with product MSKSLQTVGINFPVGSLEAYLNYVNQVPLLTQEEEHNAAVNLQKEGDLASAKKLILAHLRYVARVAKGYLGYGLPLADLIQEGNIGLMKAVRRFNPDMGVRLVTFAMHWIKAEIHEYILRNWRIVKIATTKSQRKLFFNLRNLKKRLGWMSNQEVDSIAKDLGVKPETVREMELRLATADTSFDGYPDDDDENHFAPAAYLEDYRYNPAQQLENSDWTTQSNDMIYQALDQLDTRSQDIIRTRWLGENKLTLQDLAEKYQISAERVRQLEKNAMAKLRTVVEAFQAK
- the trpS gene encoding tryptophan--tRNA ligase — its product is MTSLEKIKPRLLTGDTPTGRLHLGHWVGSVENRVALQGDFECFFIIANIHAFTTRLEKSAEIHQSVMDIAIDYLAAGIDPTRSTIFIQSEVPAISELTFLLSMLVPYPRLMRNPTIKDEIRDKGLGDNYSFGFLLYPIGQIADILAFRPAVVPVGEDQVPHVELTREVARKFNQLYCHVDPHTADQDYVKQGGIFPIVETKLGRTKRLVGTGGPDAQGHLLKMSKSLNNTIMLGDTPDEIKKKVMNMYTDPKRLKATDKGSVENNPLWIFHETFNTDRSWVEDAKYRYAQGEIGDVECKKKLIEVLVALIEPMQLRRKQFEADLHYVKTVLQDGCEKARVSANQTLNLVKEAMHQRYF
- the gspD gene encoding type II secretion system secretin GspD, with product MVNRMQFFFLLSRLKRHYQSGFYVLISLLSILGWVSVGFAETPLIDTQPAEPALITTTTTTTSPNRMGPRLWNLQDADILSVINEVSQETGKNFVVDPRVSGKISLISSKPIKSREVYQVFLSVIGMLGYSAVPSGSVIKIVPNMESGEQATPVVQSRYPSRGEEVVVRVIPLENTSATQLIPILRPLLPQWSNVATYAPGNVLILLGRANNLERIMQIIQDVDRASNSSIQIVPLKRASAVQVAAVLNNLQNAARASGDTPGVTIAVDERSNSILLGGPRAMRLRIRILISQLDSSSSTPSGNTEVIYLRYLQAKNLAPLLGKIAQNIAGKDNAASYDTSSAMTQAVNGNATTTTSVKETTINSSFIQAEPSTNAIIITAPPALMQAIKTVIAKLDIRPAEVLVEAIIAEIEERNLRSLGIQWGSVGPTGKVIPQGGEGESVTSFPTLGAGIIGIKPHASLKVVLSLLENLNGVDILSTPSIVVLDNQPASIEIGQDVPYQIGSYTTPTGGNNATVQPFNTFQSKPVTLKLEVKPQINLSNSVRLAIKLKNDSLQNPQNPGTSPIINTSKISNSVLVNSEDILVLGGLTSNNNNESVNKVPFFGDLPILGRFFQQRTRNVAKKTLMVFIKTIIIHNSQDANVITHVKYNSVRETQANFREDLIHIGKERAPTLLPPWKNSDDLPVPFEKKLNCNTINCD
- the ftsY gene encoding signal recognition particle-docking protein FtsY, which codes for MFDFLKRKKTTENPPSAIAEVSQAPEKEAPKSFFNRLKQGLSKTRHGLTDRIGSIFLGKKLLDRDVLNEIETLLLSADVGVETTTLLIDSLTQQLARKELNDTEAALHSLKAEMKNILRPRVQALPTFTAKPFVMLMVGINGSGKTTTIGKLAHYFLADHKTVMLAAGDTFRAAAIEQLQTWGERNHVPVIAQLQGADTAAVIFDAFAAAKARNTDLLLADTAGRLHTQSNLMAELQKIKRVLAKTDPSAPHEVLIVIDATLGQNALNQVKQFHAAIGLTGIVITKLDGTAKGGIIFAIAKEFDIPIRFIGVGEGMDDLRPFQADEFVDALFSS
- the gspE gene encoding type II secretion system ATPase GspE — protein: MTNPLRFAYAKRFGVIVSEETSQTAKVLYWQKPALTVLAELRRRLQKPLIFEQVSEALFNEHLVKTYETDSATAMQMAEGLGDSLNLADLMQELPKAEDLLERQDDAPIIRLLNALLSEAIKEGASDVHVETFEDRVTIRFRVDGILRSILEPPRVLAPLIVSRIKVMAKLDIAEKRLPQDGRITLRIGGRAVDVRVSTMPTNHGERAVLRLLDKQSSHLDLAELGMDATTLSLLRKLIFKPHGIILVTGPTGSGKTTTLYAGLTVLNDKERNILTVEDPIEYDLIGVGQTQVSSKINMTFAKGLRAILRQDPDVVMVGEIRDLETAQIAIQASLTGHLVLSTLHTNSAIGAITRLDDMGIESFLIASSLAGVLAQRLVRILCSHCKKGLPATAAECELLGAPENEPPLIYHPVGCPQCRHLGYAGRSGVYELIIIDETLQGMIHSRVAEQEMRKYARGKFMTLRQDGYRRVRLGQTSLEEIIRVVNYD
- a CDS encoding YifB family Mg chelatase-like AAA ATPase encodes the protein MALAIVYSRASAGIDAPLVTVEVDLSFGTSKFNIVGLPETAVKESKDRVRSAIINSHFDFPGRRITVNLAPADLKKEGSRFDLPIALGILAASGQIPKEALLAYELGGELALNGELRAIRGVLPHVVACLRAKRQLIVPAASRYEASLLPEAQVLIANHLLDVCAHIKGERLLPVCESFQFDAIPHDALDVADVVGQLHAKRALAIAAAGRHSLLLIGPPGTGKTMLAKRLVTLLPALGESEALAVASIFSCSSAGFDAKHWRTVPFRAPHHSSSYVALVGGGRPPRPGEISLAHHGVLFLDELPEFKREVLESLREPMEAGFIAISRAASQVTFPASFQLVAAMNPCPCGQFGSKETYCRCSPQQVSRYLSRISGPLLDRIDMQVEVPKVPQEAFAQKVEHPAYRSDVLRATIEQAWQLQFDRQKKCNAYLNEREITCLEILPQAKNLLHLAMKKFNLSARVYHRLIKIARTIADLGASSVIDDKHVSEALLYRVFDRIKAASTN